The following are from one region of the Treponema denticola genome:
- a CDS encoding ABC transporter ATP-binding protein: MDTYKRLLKYTPEKKHCVYISIICSALGVACQMGAFWYLWKFLYAFLVTKSVTDGSFYATVIVALMLGYSVVYFASLWASHVLGFRLESNLRKEAIKHLMNASFAFFDINNSGKIRKIIDDNAQETHMIVAHLIPDNVAALLTPILMFVIVFMVDIKLGILLSIIAIIGGVQMMFMMGNKNFMQKYMAALERMNSEAVEYVRGMQVVKIFNSTVESFKSFYTAIIDYSDLAYKYTLSCRSPYVMFQVLFNLFAAFTIPAAIYYMNKGADGNLIIAKIVFYVCFTGILFASFMRVMYVGMYNFQAKSVVDKLENLFTEMSKDNITHGTEEKFDNFGIEFKNVSFGYNEEKILKNVSFKLEPNKTYALVGSSGGGKSTIAKLISGFYRINEGEILIGGKNIASYSKNALMKNIAFVFQTSKLFKTSIFENVKMGNKNASDKDVMNALRLARCEDILDKFKDREHTLIGSKGVHLSGGEIQRVAIARAILKNADIIILDEASAAADPENEYEIQQAFSNLMKNKTVIMIAHRLSSIKNVDEILVVEDGNIIERGSDKELMEKGGKYSKLQKLYSQANEWRF, from the coding sequence ATGGACACATACAAAAGATTATTGAAATATACGCCGGAAAAAAAACACTGCGTGTATATTTCCATTATTTGCTCCGCTTTAGGCGTTGCTTGCCAAATGGGAGCATTTTGGTACTTATGGAAGTTTTTGTACGCCTTTTTGGTTACAAAAAGCGTTACGGACGGATCGTTTTATGCAACGGTGATTGTCGCTCTTATGCTCGGTTACTCGGTTGTGTATTTCGCGTCCCTATGGGCATCGCATGTCTTGGGTTTCCGTCTTGAATCGAATTTACGAAAAGAGGCAATCAAACATTTGATGAATGCATCCTTTGCTTTTTTCGATATAAACAATTCGGGAAAGATTCGCAAAATCATCGACGACAACGCGCAGGAAACGCACATGATTGTCGCTCACCTTATTCCCGACAATGTAGCCGCCCTTCTTACTCCGATTTTAATGTTCGTCATTGTTTTTATGGTAGACATAAAACTAGGTATCTTGCTTAGCATTATCGCGATAATCGGCGGTGTGCAGATGATGTTTATGATGGGCAATAAGAACTTTATGCAGAAATACATGGCAGCCTTGGAAAGGATGAACAGCGAAGCGGTGGAGTACGTACGCGGTATGCAGGTTGTAAAAATCTTTAATAGCACGGTAGAATCCTTCAAATCGTTTTACACGGCAATTATCGACTATTCCGATTTGGCATACAAGTACACGCTCAGCTGCCGAAGCCCTTATGTTATGTTTCAAGTGCTATTCAATTTGTTTGCCGCCTTCACAATTCCTGCAGCAATTTATTATATGAATAAGGGTGCGGACGGAAATCTCATCATCGCAAAAATAGTATTTTATGTATGTTTTACAGGAATTCTCTTTGCTTCTTTTATGCGTGTTATGTATGTCGGCATGTACAACTTTCAGGCAAAGAGCGTTGTAGACAAACTGGAAAATCTTTTTACCGAAATGAGTAAGGATAACATAACCCACGGAACGGAAGAAAAATTCGACAACTTCGGTATTGAATTTAAAAATGTTTCGTTCGGCTACAATGAAGAAAAGATTTTGAAAAACGTGAGTTTTAAACTTGAACCGAATAAAACCTACGCCCTTGTCGGCTCATCAGGAGGAGGAAAATCTACAATAGCAAAACTTATCTCAGGTTTTTATAGAATAAATGAAGGCGAAATTCTAATCGGCGGAAAAAATATTGCCTCGTACTCCAAAAACGCCTTAATGAAAAATATCGCCTTTGTGTTCCAAACATCTAAACTTTTTAAAACCAGTATTTTTGAAAATGTGAAAATGGGAAATAAAAACGCAAGCGACAAAGATGTCATGAACGCACTCCGCCTTGCCAGATGTGAAGACATCTTGGATAAGTTTAAAGATAGAGAACACACTTTAATCGGTTCAAAAGGAGTGCATTTATCCGGCGGAGAAATTCAACGTGTTGCAATCGCCAGAGCCATTTTAAAAAATGCCGACATCATCATCTTGGACGAAGCTTCAGCCGCTGCCGACCCCGAAAACGAATATGAAATTCAGCAGGCCTTTTCCAATCTGATGAAAAACAAAACGGTAATCATGATTGCTCACCGCTTAAGCTCGATTAAAAATGTCGATGAAATTTTGGTTGTCGAAGACGGAAACATAATCGAACGCGGCAGCGACAAAGAGCTTATGGAAAAAGGCGGAAAGTACAGCAAACTGCAGAAACTGTATTCGCAAGCAAATGAATGGCGCTTTTGA
- a CDS encoding ABC transporter ATP-binding protein: MNKNEEKKKAKKEKQAGVVSRILSYAGKHKPFIYVSLFLSSLSTVALLIPYAVVFYVMRDIISAYMSGVPIDINRMIFYGAAALISAAAGFLLYFGALICSHITAFNLMGNMNMRLAETFARLPVGWHTSHASGSVRKVFEKNVHSLEGLIAHMLPDVVQNIVSPIAVLFLLFFFDWRFGLISFLTLVIAFVLQGVMMAKGKKMGFMESYENSLEKMNSAGTEYIRGISVIKTFNQSVHRFKDFYSSIINYRDNVLKYTVAWENGFAVFLALLKAGFIFLVPAAFIFAGTAGDGEPYAKFLYGFIFYLSLSPVLFNMMIKIVYGSTLNLQGGDALNRIEAILNEKPAPEPEHSVMPKKFDIEFKDVVFSYKEEGTQETQTAEQSFKKAISGISLKLPEHSLTALVGPSGGGKTTLVNLLGRFWETDSGEITIGGINIKDIKTDDLMHLISFVFQENKLFNESIFENIRYGKKDATREEVLAVLQKAECMDIIEKLPDGIDTVYGTKGIYLSGGEAQRLAIARSLLHDAPIIVLDEATSFADAENEHKIKKTLSQLLKDKTVIMIAHRLSSIVNADQICVINEGKIEEAGTHAELLAKTGMYNNMWNNFQSGISWKLAAEE, translated from the coding sequence ATGAATAAAAATGAAGAGAAAAAGAAGGCTAAAAAGGAAAAACAGGCGGGGGTCGTAAGCCGCATTCTATCTTATGCGGGGAAGCATAAACCCTTTATCTATGTGTCGCTTTTTTTATCGAGCTTGAGTACGGTTGCACTGCTTATTCCGTATGCAGTTGTGTTTTATGTTATGCGCGATATTATTTCAGCTTATATGTCGGGTGTGCCGATCGATATAAACCGGATGATTTTTTACGGAGCGGCGGCTCTTATTTCTGCTGCAGCAGGTTTCCTTTTGTACTTCGGTGCTCTTATATGTTCGCATATTACCGCATTCAATTTAATGGGGAATATGAATATGCGCTTGGCGGAAACATTTGCCCGCCTTCCCGTCGGCTGGCACACATCACATGCAAGCGGTTCTGTGCGAAAGGTATTTGAAAAAAATGTCCATTCGCTTGAAGGGCTTATTGCACACATGCTGCCCGATGTCGTACAAAATATAGTTAGTCCGATTGCCGTTTTGTTTTTACTTTTCTTTTTTGATTGGCGGTTCGGCCTTATTTCATTTTTGACACTTGTTATCGCCTTTGTTCTTCAAGGTGTGATGATGGCAAAGGGCAAAAAAATGGGATTTATGGAAAGCTATGAAAACTCACTTGAAAAAATGAACAGTGCCGGTACGGAATATATCCGCGGTATTTCGGTTATTAAAACTTTTAATCAATCGGTACACCGCTTTAAGGATTTTTACAGTTCGATTATAAACTACCGCGATAATGTTTTAAAGTATACCGTTGCTTGGGAAAACGGCTTTGCAGTTTTTCTTGCTCTATTAAAAGCGGGCTTTATCTTTTTGGTTCCCGCCGCATTTATCTTTGCCGGAACGGCAGGAGATGGCGAGCCTTATGCAAAGTTTTTGTACGGCTTTATTTTTTATCTTTCTCTTTCGCCTGTTTTATTTAATATGATGATAAAAATCGTGTACGGTTCAACTTTAAATCTTCAAGGAGGAGATGCTCTCAACCGCATTGAAGCTATCTTAAATGAAAAGCCTGCCCCCGAACCGGAACATTCGGTTATGCCGAAAAAATTCGATATTGAGTTTAAGGATGTTGTATTTTCTTATAAAGAAGAAGGAACACAAGAGACACAAACCGCCGAACAGTCTTTTAAAAAGGCTATAAGCGGCATATCGCTTAAACTTCCCGAACATTCGTTGACCGCCCTTGTCGGACCTTCGGGCGGCGGAAAAACCACCCTCGTCAATTTACTCGGACGCTTTTGGGAAACCGATTCCGGAGAAATTACCATCGGCGGCATAAATATCAAAGATATCAAAACAGATGACCTTATGCATCTTATCAGCTTTGTGTTTCAGGAAAATAAACTTTTTAATGAAAGCATTTTTGAAAATATCCGCTACGGTAAAAAAGATGCAACACGCGAAGAAGTCCTTGCAGTACTGCAAAAAGCAGAGTGCATGGATATTATCGAAAAGCTGCCTGACGGAATAGACACGGTATACGGTACTAAGGGAATATACCTTTCCGGAGGAGAAGCACAGAGGCTTGCGATTGCCCGCTCCCTTTTGCATGATGCTCCGATTATTGTTCTCGATGAGGCCACCAGCTTTGCCGATGCAGAAAACGAGCATAAAATCAAAAAAACATTAAGTCAATTACTTAAAGACAAAACGGTAATAATGATTGCTCATCGTCTTTCTTCAATTGTCAATGCAGATCAAATCTGCGTTATCAATGAAGGCAAAATTGAAGAGGCCGGAACTCATGCAGAGCTTTTAGCAAAGACCGGCATGTATAACAACATGTGGAACAACTTCCAATCGGGCATAAGCTGGAAACTTGCAGCGGAGGAATAA
- a CDS encoding MptD family putative ECF transporter S component yields the protein MNNKLVLKDLINIAIFSVIYFVGLTVIGTPLGFLVLTFLAVPFAVSVMLGISVLFLLAKVQKPFALFIFVAIPGCLMTLMGHTPVVAIHSLIVAAIAEIVRKVLGYNTAKGNIVSYAVMSLALCGGFWQIFILKEQYFALTEKMMGTAYAAELTGLPIWIMPILYATSFAGGLLGGLLGKKFLKKHFEKTGLV from the coding sequence ATGAACAACAAATTGGTTTTAAAGGATTTGATAAATATCGCCATTTTTTCCGTTATTTATTTTGTTGGGTTGACTGTAATTGGAACTCCCCTTGGTTTTTTGGTGCTGACTTTTTTAGCGGTTCCTTTTGCCGTCAGTGTAATGTTGGGAATCTCAGTACTGTTTTTACTTGCCAAGGTGCAAAAGCCTTTTGCACTTTTTATTTTCGTCGCTATTCCTGGCTGTTTGATGACGCTAATGGGACACACTCCGGTCGTTGCAATCCATTCGCTTATAGTTGCCGCCATTGCGGAAATTGTACGTAAGGTGCTCGGTTATAATACCGCAAAGGGAAACATAGTAAGCTATGCTGTTATGTCGTTAGCATTGTGCGGAGGCTTTTGGCAAATTTTTATTTTAAAAGAGCAATATTTTGCTCTCACCGAAAAAATGATGGGAACCGCCTATGCCGCTGAATTAACGGGATTGCCTATCTGGATTATGCCGATTCTCTACGCGACCTCTTTTGCAGGCGGATTACTCGGCGGGCTTTTGGGTAAAAAGTTCTTAAAGAAACACTTTGAAAAAACAGGGTTGGTTTAA
- a CDS encoding ABC transporter ATP-binding protein, whose translation MLKNYFALSDKGARDLNKAVVVTTFGNLFLIVPLGLSFYALQELLKPIQGGSLAAFNPWIYLGICVLIIIVLFLIEKLKYRKTYTTCYDESANVRISLAESIRKLPLSYFGKKDLSDLTATLLNDVATMEHALSHTASELFGAAISIIVSAAMLALFDWRMTIALFSCSVFGFLLVYSSRKQARRYAIRINTVLLGVYNSIQQMLDNIKVLKSSDKKESYVQKVKDDIAHSTKEAVKAELFVGSTMIGSIIIIRFGFPLVIAVGAVLYAQGSLPLFTYLVFLLIAGRIFEPLTAVFMLLGEFFHARTAVERQMEIINYPKQKGSETFNPKGYDIQYDNVSFSYNDNASRDTVSNISFTAKQGEITALVGHSGCGKSTITRLAARFWDAASGTVSVGGTDVSTVDPETLLTAFSIVFQDVVLFNDTVYNNILVGNKDAAREQVLAAAKAARCTDFIEKLPQGYDTVIGENGYTLSGGERQRLSIARALLKDAPIILLDEATAALDPENETLIQEALSKLVKNKTVIVIAHRLRTIENADKIVVLKDGAIEEIGTHEELMKGKSSYPMMYKLQKESESWSA comes from the coding sequence ATGTTAAAGAATTATTTTGCGCTGTCAGACAAGGGAGCGCGGGATCTAAACAAGGCAGTAGTTGTTACTACCTTCGGGAATTTGTTTTTGATTGTTCCGTTGGGACTTTCATTTTATGCACTGCAGGAACTTTTAAAGCCCATTCAAGGCGGTTCCCTTGCAGCTTTTAATCCGTGGATTTATCTAGGGATTTGTGTACTGATCATTATTGTGCTTTTTTTAATTGAAAAACTCAAGTACCGCAAAACCTATACAACCTGTTACGACGAATCGGCTAATGTGCGTATTTCCCTTGCAGAAAGTATCAGGAAGCTGCCCCTCTCGTATTTCGGAAAAAAGGACTTATCGGATTTGACGGCAACGCTTTTAAACGATGTTGCTACAATGGAACATGCACTCAGTCACACGGCATCCGAGTTGTTTGGAGCGGCAATTTCAATTATTGTATCGGCGGCAATGCTTGCTCTTTTTGATTGGCGAATGACGATTGCTCTTTTCAGCTGTTCCGTTTTCGGATTTTTGCTTGTATACTCATCACGCAAACAAGCCCGCCGTTATGCAATTAGAATTAACACAGTACTGCTCGGCGTTTACAATTCCATTCAGCAAATGCTCGACAATATCAAGGTGCTTAAATCCTCCGACAAAAAAGAAAGCTATGTACAAAAGGTAAAAGACGATATTGCACACAGCACAAAGGAAGCGGTTAAGGCCGAATTATTTGTCGGCTCGACTATGATAGGTTCCATCATAATTATCCGCTTCGGATTTCCGTTGGTTATTGCAGTCGGAGCGGTTTTATATGCACAAGGAAGTCTCCCGCTTTTTACTTACCTCGTCTTTTTACTGATTGCCGGAAGAATTTTTGAACCCCTTACCGCAGTTTTTATGCTGCTCGGCGAGTTTTTCCACGCACGCACGGCAGTCGAACGCCAAATGGAAATCATAAACTACCCCAAGCAGAAAGGAAGCGAAACTTTTAACCCCAAGGGCTACGATATTCAATATGACAATGTTTCGTTTTCATACAATGATAATGCAAGCCGCGATACGGTAAGCAATATCAGCTTTACTGCCAAACAGGGAGAAATCACTGCCCTCGTCGGACATTCAGGCTGCGGCAAGTCAACAATTACCCGTCTTGCAGCCCGCTTTTGGGATGCTGCTTCCGGCACGGTGAGTGTGGGCGGCACGGATGTTTCTACCGTAGACCCTGAAACCCTTTTGACCGCTTTTTCAATCGTCTTTCAAGATGTAGTGCTTTTTAATGACACAGTCTACAATAATATCCTTGTCGGAAATAAAGACGCTGCAAGGGAGCAGGTTCTTGCCGCTGCAAAGGCTGCAAGGTGCACCGACTTTATCGAAAAACTGCCGCAAGGTTATGACACGGTAATCGGCGAGAACGGTTATACCCTTTCAGGCGGAGAAAGACAGAGGCTTTCTATAGCCCGTGCTCTTTTAAAAGATGCACCTATAATTCTCCTCGATGAAGCGACGGCAGCCCTCGACCCCGAAAACGAAACCTTAATTCAAGAAGCATTGAGCAAGCTCGTTAAAAATAAGACAGTTATAGTCATAGCTCACCGTTTAAGAACAATCGAGAATGCCGATAAAATCGTTGTTCTCAAAGACGGAGCGATAGAAGAAATAGGTACACATGAAGAGTTGATGAAAGGAAAGTCATCGTATCCAATGATGTATAAGCTGCAAAAAGAAAGCGAAAGCTGGAGTGCTTGA
- a CDS encoding ABC transporter ATP-binding protein, with amino-acid sequence METAVNLQNLCFNYQAYENTDKTDTKNLSALNDISISIKKGECILLTGISGCGKTSVLRTINGLIPNYYEGKLLGSIEVLGESIKEKPIYDISKKVSTVFQNPKSQFFNLDTTSEILFFLENMGTPFEKMHQRLNFISEFLNIKHLLDRNIFNLSGGEKQMIAIASALAADTDIIVMDEPTSNLDLYYIEKIAEVISLLKKSGKTLIISEHRLYFLNELIDRAFLIKEGKVEKEFSQQEFLALSEENRKKLLLRPITMNKNVFNRLEDSDYIQMQTSETICKNKEYKNTEDTKSAHLTVENLFYRFKKEKDDFLRVQNLKMEFGKVIALTGKNGQGKSTFAQCLTGLLKAKKDSVLLNGKKINAERRLELSYMVLQDVGYQLFTESVEDEIALGKNKKIKPEQDTKDKNKEKRVPDVEAILKAMNLTELKDKHPLSLSGGQKQRVSIGAAISSGARIIIMDEPTSGMDYFHMKETAKLINSIRSHKTLILIISHDFEFLSLVTDEIILMEKGAVISHSEFTKEKAEEVFNYLKDGVLN; translated from the coding sequence ATGGAAACGGCAGTCAATCTTCAAAACCTCTGTTTTAATTATCAAGCTTATGAAAATACGGATAAAACAGACACAAAAAACTTATCCGCACTAAACGATATTTCCATTTCGATAAAAAAAGGAGAATGTATTTTACTTACAGGAATTTCAGGCTGCGGAAAAACAAGCGTGCTGCGTACAATAAACGGCCTGATTCCAAACTATTATGAAGGAAAACTTTTAGGTTCAATTGAAGTTCTAGGAGAATCGATAAAAGAAAAACCTATTTACGATATTTCAAAAAAAGTTTCTACGGTTTTCCAAAACCCCAAATCCCAATTTTTTAATTTGGATACCACTTCGGAAATTCTTTTCTTTCTTGAAAATATGGGAACGCCTTTTGAAAAGATGCATCAAAGGCTCAACTTTATTTCGGAATTTTTGAATATTAAACATCTGCTTGACCGGAATATTTTTAATCTCTCAGGCGGAGAAAAACAGATGATTGCTATAGCCTCTGCTCTTGCGGCCGATACGGATATTATTGTTATGGATGAGCCGACTTCCAATTTGGACTTATATTATATAGAAAAAATAGCTGAGGTTATTAGTCTTTTAAAAAAGTCGGGTAAAACTTTAATCATAAGTGAACACCGCCTGTATTTTTTAAATGAACTTATAGATCGGGCTTTTTTAATAAAAGAAGGTAAGGTTGAAAAAGAATTTTCCCAACAAGAATTTCTTGCTCTTTCGGAAGAAAATAGAAAAAAACTCTTGCTTCGTCCCATAACAATGAACAAAAATGTTTTTAACCGTTTGGAAGATTCGGATTATATACAGATGCAAACCTCGGAAACAATCTGTAAGAATAAAGAATATAAAAATACGGAAGACACAAAATCGGCTCATCTGACTGTAGAAAATTTATTCTATCGTTTTAAAAAAGAAAAAGATGATTTTCTCCGTGTACAAAATTTAAAAATGGAATTCGGCAAGGTTATCGCTCTTACCGGAAAAAACGGTCAAGGCAAAAGCACTTTTGCCCAATGTCTTACCGGCTTACTCAAAGCAAAAAAAGATTCCGTTTTATTAAACGGAAAAAAGATTAATGCCGAACGGCGGCTTGAGCTTTCGTACATGGTATTGCAGGATGTAGGCTATCAGCTTTTTACCGAAAGCGTTGAAGATGAAATAGCTCTCGGTAAAAATAAAAAGATTAAACCCGAGCAAGACACCAAAGATAAAAACAAGGAAAAAAGAGTTCCAGATGTTGAAGCTATTTTAAAGGCGATGAATTTGACGGAGCTAAAAGATAAGCATCCACTAAGTTTATCGGGAGGACAAAAACAACGAGTTTCGATAGGAGCTGCTATCAGTTCAGGTGCGCGTATCATCATCATGGATGAGCCGACCTCAGGAATGGATTACTTTCACATGAAAGAAACAGCCAAGTTAATTAATTCGATACGTTCGCATAAAACTCTTATTTTAATTATCAGTCACGACTTTGAATTTTTAAGTCTGGTTACAGACGAAATAATTTTAATGGAAAAAGGAGCTGTGATTTCTCATTCGGAATTTACAAAAGAAAAAGCCGAAGAGGTTTTTAATTATTTGAAAGATGGAGTACTTAATTAG
- a CDS encoding energy-coupling factor transporter transmembrane component T, producing MEKRAILILDPRTKIFLVLAMGASITILVPIYVEILSAALLAFLFVMNRQVKSAIKLMAVFLFLAGLTYLPQDIPGVTSIVMPVGFMVRRFMMPIVAGNYLISSTPVGLLMNALEKLKLPFSVVITIAVMFRFFPTLKEEYGHIKNAMKMRGIGLNAVNVISKPILTLEYMMVPLLSSASRIGDELAAAGHTKGVDAPAKKVRYKTSRFTAADAFIFLYIIAVFIAAGITRIHA from the coding sequence ATGGAAAAACGAGCAATATTGATCCTTGATCCGCGGACAAAAATATTTTTAGTTCTGGCAATGGGAGCATCTATCACAATTCTTGTTCCCATATATGTAGAAATTTTAAGTGCCGCTCTTTTAGCCTTTTTATTTGTGATGAACAGACAAGTTAAATCGGCAATAAAATTGATGGCGGTCTTTTTATTTCTTGCAGGACTTACCTATCTGCCTCAAGATATTCCCGGCGTTACAAGTATTGTAATGCCGGTAGGTTTTATGGTCCGCAGATTTATGATGCCCATTGTTGCCGGAAACTATTTAATTTCTTCAACGCCTGTCGGTCTTTTGATGAACGCTCTTGAAAAATTAAAACTGCCGTTTTCGGTTGTGATTACCATTGCAGTTATGTTCAGATTTTTTCCGACACTTAAAGAAGAATACGGGCATATTAAAAATGCAATGAAGATGAGGGGAATCGGTCTTAATGCGGTAAATGTAATCAGTAAACCTATTTTGACACTTGAATATATGATGGTTCCCCTCCTTTCATCCGCTTCAAGAATCGGAGATGAACTTGCTGCTGCGGGACACACCAAGGGCGTAGACGCTCCGGCAAAAAAAGTACGCTATAAAACCTCCCGCTTTACGGCGGCCGATGCTTTTATTTTTCTTTACATAATAGCGGTCTTTATCGCTGCAGGAATAACGAGGATACATGCATAA
- a CDS encoding MptD family putative ECF transporter S component gives MNNKLALKDLINIGIFSVIYFVGLFVIGMPLGFLVITYLALPFTVSLILGIAVMFLLAKVQKPFGLFIFAAIPGCLMTLMGHTPVVAIHSLIVAALAEIVRKVLGYNTAKGSIAGYSIMSLWLCGAFWQIFLLKDQYFALTEKMFGTDYARELTNLPWWIMPILYITTFLGGLLGGLLGKKVLKKHFEKAGLL, from the coding sequence ATGAACAACAAATTGGCTTTAAAGGATTTAATCAATATCGGTATTTTTTCCGTTATTTATTTTGTAGGACTTTTTGTAATAGGTATGCCCCTAGGTTTTTTGGTTATAACCTATTTGGCACTCCCCTTTACCGTAAGTTTGATTTTAGGAATTGCGGTGATGTTTTTGCTTGCAAAGGTGCAAAAGCCATTCGGCCTTTTTATCTTTGCAGCAATTCCCGGATGTCTTATGACGCTTATGGGACACACACCGGTAGTTGCAATCCACAGTCTAATCGTTGCAGCCCTTGCAGAAATCGTACGAAAAGTACTCGGCTATAATACCGCAAAAGGCAGTATCGCAGGATATTCAATAATGTCCCTATGGCTTTGCGGAGCATTTTGGCAAATCTTCCTTTTAAAAGATCAATATTTTGCTCTAACCGAAAAAATGTTTGGAACTGATTATGCAAGAGAATTAACAAATCTTCCATGGTGGATTATGCCTATACTTTATATTACAACATTTTTAGGCGGACTCCTCGGCGGGCTTTTGGGTAAAAAGGTTTTAAAGAAACACTTTGAAAAAGCAGGTCTTCTGTAA
- the fabZ gene encoding 3-hydroxyacyl-ACP dehydratase FabZ, with protein sequence MSVTKDIESLIPHRKPFLFVDEIISADENGSVSEHIFTQDEFFFKGHFPEYPVVPGVILVETMAQAGGAALSFQKIFEEGSLFFLATVDKVKFRSQVKPGDKVRMEVTNLRVSPRMIKQAGKAYVGDTLAAEAEWMCLVGKEA encoded by the coding sequence ATGAGTGTTACAAAAGATATTGAAAGCTTAATCCCCCACAGAAAGCCTTTTTTATTTGTGGACGAGATTATCAGTGCAGACGAAAACGGGAGTGTGAGTGAACACATCTTTACCCAAGACGAATTCTTTTTTAAGGGACACTTCCCCGAATACCCTGTTGTGCCGGGGGTTATCCTTGTAGAAACAATGGCGCAAGCCGGAGGAGCTGCTTTGAGTTTTCAAAAGATTTTTGAAGAAGGCTCTTTATTCTTTTTGGCTACAGTCGATAAGGTTAAATTCCGCTCTCAGGTTAAGCCCGGCGACAAGGTTAGAATGGAAGTTACAAATTTACGCGTATCTCCCCGAATGATTAAACAGGCGGGAAAGGCCTATGTAGGAGACACCCTTGCCGCCGAAGCTGAATGGATGTGCCTCGTCGGTAAGGAAGCTTAA
- a CDS encoding CAP domain-containing protein, producing MKNKLFALWLFAIFILLSSCESLSSPASKHVPSNDNAAQSPIIRDILIELNRVRRNPKKYAEEEIKPRLKYFDGKLYKAPGQIPILTNEGASAVKECINVLMKTNPMDFLELEKGLCLAAQWLADDQANTGKTGHYGSDGSSPFDRMNRYGKVLITAGENCAYGPKTGREIVAQLLIDDGVADRGHRINILKTEFKKVGIGYNDEGKAPYGAASVMDFAGGYVSK from the coding sequence ATGAAAAACAAGTTATTTGCACTTTGGCTCTTTGCAATCTTTATTTTGTTAAGTTCATGCGAAAGTCTTTCTTCGCCGGCATCCAAGCATGTCCCTTCAAATGATAATGCAGCACAAAGCCCTATCATAAGAGATATTCTAATTGAACTTAATAGGGTAAGACGCAATCCTAAAAAATATGCCGAAGAAGAAATTAAACCACGACTGAAATATTTTGACGGAAAACTCTATAAAGCTCCGGGACAAATTCCTATATTAACAAATGAGGGGGCATCGGCAGTAAAAGAATGTATCAATGTTCTGATGAAGACGAATCCCATGGATTTTTTAGAACTAGAAAAAGGCCTGTGTCTTGCGGCCCAGTGGCTTGCCGATGACCAGGCTAATACGGGAAAAACAGGTCATTACGGCAGCGACGGATCTTCTCCCTTTGACCGTATGAACCGTTATGGAAAGGTGCTTATAACTGCCGGAGAAAACTGTGCATACGGCCCTAAGACAGGGAGAGAAATTGTAGCTCAGCTTTTAATCGACGATGGAGTGGCAGATCGCGGACACCGCATAAATATCCTCAAAACTGAATTTAAGAAGGTAGGTATCGGTTATAACGATGAAGGCAAAGCCCCCTACGGTGCCGCAAGCGTTATGGACTTTGCAGGGGGCTATGTTTCAAAATAG